A single genomic interval of Chloracidobacterium validum harbors:
- a CDS encoding 5'-deoxyadenosine deaminase: protein MPTLRIINGTLLTGGPNHGVLAGDLYVRDGRLTHIGVVPPTADETLNAQGCVVIPGFVQSHVHLCQTLFRGAADDLELLDWLKTRIWKFEAAHTPESLRVSAQLAVAEMMRGGTTCAMTMESVYHTEAALDVVAESGFRAVVGKCLMDAGDDVPAGLRETTTQARTESARLVEAWHGQAEGRIRIAFAPRFVLSCTESLLCDIAALARENNVTIHTHAAEHRDEVALVERLTGRRNLAYLHALGLTGPHVGIAHCIWLDEAELAILAETGTHVLHCPSSNLKLGSGIAPVVEMLERGISVSLGADGAPCNNRLDAFTEMRTAALLQKMRRGAQKLTALDAFQMATWHGARALGLEHEIGSLEVGKAADVAVVTLDTLHAAPHPDPLSALVYAATAADVRHVVIAGRVVVRDGELLALEENSIKAAARKAFADIAARAALG, encoded by the coding sequence ATGCCAACGCTTCGGATTATCAACGGAACACTGCTCACGGGCGGCCCAAATCATGGCGTCCTGGCTGGCGATCTCTATGTGCGGGACGGCCGTTTGACGCATATCGGCGTGGTTCCACCAACAGCCGACGAGACCCTGAACGCCCAGGGCTGCGTGGTCATACCTGGCTTCGTTCAGTCGCATGTTCACCTGTGCCAGACCCTATTTCGTGGGGCGGCGGATGACCTCGAACTGCTTGACTGGCTGAAAACCCGCATTTGGAAGTTTGAAGCTGCCCACACGCCCGAGAGCCTGCGGGTTTCGGCACAGTTGGCGGTAGCCGAAATGATGCGTGGTGGCACAACCTGCGCCATGACCATGGAGAGCGTTTACCATACCGAGGCGGCACTCGACGTTGTGGCGGAAAGTGGCTTCCGGGCGGTTGTGGGCAAATGCTTGATGGATGCCGGCGATGACGTTCCAGCCGGACTACGTGAAACCACCACGCAGGCCCGAACCGAGTCGGCGCGTTTGGTCGAGGCGTGGCATGGCCAAGCCGAAGGGCGAATTCGCATTGCCTTTGCGCCTCGTTTCGTCCTGTCGTGCACGGAATCACTCTTGTGCGACATCGCGGCGCTGGCGCGTGAAAACAATGTCACCATCCACACGCACGCTGCAGAACATCGGGATGAGGTGGCGCTTGTCGAGCGCCTGACCGGTCGGCGGAACCTGGCCTACTTGCACGCTTTGGGGCTGACCGGCCCACATGTCGGCATCGCTCACTGCATCTGGCTCGATGAAGCAGAGTTGGCCATTCTGGCCGAAACCGGGACACATGTGCTGCACTGCCCGTCGTCGAATCTCAAGCTCGGCTCCGGGATTGCTCCAGTTGTGGAAATGCTAGAACGAGGCATCTCGGTCTCGCTTGGCGCAGATGGCGCACCCTGCAACAACCGGCTCGATGCTTTCACGGAAATGCGGACGGCGGCCCTTCTGCAAAAGATGCGCCGTGGCGCGCAGAAGCTAACGGCTCTGGATGCCTTTCAAATGGCAACCTGGCACGGCGCGCGGGCGCTTGGGTTGGAGCATGAGATTGGTAGCCTTGAGGTTGGCAAGGCGGCCGACGTTGCAGTGGTCACGCTTGATACGCTCCACGCCGCGCCCCACCCTGACCCGCTTTCCGCTTTGGTTTATGCGGCGACGGCAGCCGATGTGCGGCATGTGGTGATTGCCGGCCGCGTGGTCGTGCGGGACGGTGAACTCCTGGCGCTTGAGGAAAACAGCATCAAAGCCGC
- a CDS encoding small ribosomal subunit Rsm22 family protein gives MITDGFLQHIERHLVERWLGPPALAQYDRGPVGKASLKPVAEALVRLSDDFTRARQTLTESAPGDYWNDTRRLAYLFHFLPRNYAKADWILAEMGRHARLSQELAAKSQFTILDIGCGPGTSTLATLNFLAALRPAAFRVQVVLVEASAVALREANHLLRQAADWLNAERREAITIQITPHTGDARLIGQYPPHAAADFIWLSNVLNEFSAVSGAASAWVVELAQKKLARDGSLCVIEPALHNTARAAMELRDALLSRDSTWGIFAPCTADGPCRMLAERPARDWCHVALVWKLSPLVEQLDRLTELRSRVQKFFYFVLRQDGKRAAEPRQGWSAWRVIGDLQREKGREKRLVCGPDRCALLTRFKRDRQSENAAFGAALRGDILWLSASPAPLAEGLRLLPGARVERQSPAE, from the coding sequence GTGATAACGGACGGTTTTTTACAGCACATCGAACGTCACTTGGTTGAGCGTTGGCTTGGCCCACCGGCGCTTGCCCAGTATGACCGTGGTCCCGTCGGCAAAGCCTCGCTCAAGCCGGTAGCCGAAGCCCTGGTACGTCTATCAGATGACTTCACCCGAGCGCGCCAGACGCTGACCGAGTCCGCCCCAGGGGACTACTGGAACGACACCCGCCGCCTGGCTTACCTGTTTCACTTCTTGCCACGCAATTACGCCAAGGCAGACTGGATACTGGCCGAAATGGGTCGTCACGCTCGGCTGTCCCAAGAACTTGCTGCCAAGTCTCAGTTCACCATCCTTGACATTGGTTGTGGACCTGGAACGTCCACGCTGGCAACTTTGAACTTTTTGGCGGCGCTGCGGCCGGCTGCCTTCCGGGTTCAGGTTGTTCTGGTGGAAGCTTCGGCGGTGGCGCTCCGCGAAGCCAACCACCTTCTGCGGCAAGCGGCTGACTGGCTCAATGCCGAACGCCGTGAGGCAATCACCATTCAGATCACGCCGCACACTGGCGATGCCAGGCTGATTGGGCAATATCCACCGCATGCCGCCGCCGACTTCATTTGGCTGTCGAATGTCCTGAACGAATTTTCTGCTGTTTCCGGCGCAGCGTCAGCGTGGGTTGTGGAGTTGGCCCAAAAAAAACTTGCCCGTGACGGTAGCTTGTGCGTCATTGAACCGGCTCTGCACAACACGGCGCGCGCGGCCATGGAATTACGTGACGCCCTGCTTTCGCGCGATTCAACTTGGGGTATCTTCGCCCCCTGCACAGCGGATGGCCCGTGTCGGATGCTTGCCGAGCGTCCGGCGCGCGATTGGTGTCATGTTGCGCTGGTCTGGAAGCTGTCACCGCTTGTCGAACAACTGGACCGTCTGACCGAGCTGCGCAGTCGCGTCCAGAAGTTTTTTTACTTCGTGCTGCGGCAAGATGGGAAACGCGCTGCCGAGCCACGCCAAGGCTGGTCAGCCTGGCGCGTCATTGGTGATTTACAACGCGAGAAAGGAAGGGAAAAGCGGCTTGTCTGCGGCCCTGACCGGTGCGCCTTGCTGACACGCTTCAAGCGTGATCGGCAATCAGAAAACGCCGCCTTTGGCGCGGCTCTGCGGGGCGATATACTGTGGCTTTCAGCCTCGCCTGCACCCTTGGCCGAGGGCCTGAGACTCTTGCCAGGTGCGCGCGTCGAGCGTCAATCTCCAGCCGAGTAA